The Aerosakkonema funiforme FACHB-1375 genome has a segment encoding these proteins:
- a CDS encoding COP23 domain-containing protein, with product MSWEKVGAIAGVIGVLIAAAGLGYAVATDWTPTLFGGKNDRFSCQLSADTSRGGEVWTVVYHHDKGQQPWLKMVNTFGDDWNTQKRCETISDRLEGFRKDGLIALDYRNDPNTPMQAVICAKTKLSPTGCSLVVTLKPLADGYESLRDMTEALRNRGSVEQSSSSVAVAPSFSRSSPVINLGSLLAEEDLKAGSGDK from the coding sequence ATGAGTTGGGAAAAAGTAGGCGCGATCGCAGGCGTTATCGGTGTTCTGATTGCTGCTGCTGGTCTGGGATACGCTGTGGCGACGGATTGGACGCCTACCCTATTTGGCGGTAAGAACGATCGCTTTTCTTGCCAACTTTCGGCTGATACGAGTCGCGGCGGTGAAGTTTGGACGGTGGTTTATCATCACGATAAGGGTCAGCAGCCTTGGCTGAAAATGGTTAATACTTTTGGCGATGACTGGAATACTCAGAAAAGATGTGAGACAATTTCCGATCGCTTGGAAGGTTTTCGCAAGGATGGTTTGATTGCTCTCGATTATCGGAACGACCCCAACACGCCGATGCAAGCGGTGATTTGCGCTAAAACTAAGCTCAGTCCTACTGGTTGTTCTTTAGTCGTGACCCTGAAACCTTTGGCAGATGGCTATGAGTCTCTGCGGGATATGACAGAGGCGCTGCGAAATCGTGGTAGTGTTGAACAAAGTAGTAGTTCTGTGGCAGTTGCACCTAGTTTTTCCAGATCTTCCCCTGTGATTAATTTGGGAAGTCTATTGGCAGAGGAAGATCTCAAGGCTGGTTCTGGAGATAAGTGA
- a CDS encoding tetratricopeptide repeat protein, translating into MLSYRWLLSSGCIALLLSGCGSKQLSSSEIANQVEGSVVLINYPDQAGHGTGFFVAGDKQVCTILTARHVVPVGGKVQVQTPDGKIWKDTKVQRFPNQDLAIVTFEAGSENCAYPALKLGDSDRVKKGDTIYIDGFPRRAGKLVKQFVGGSVTAIENTVDGYGISYQTTTAGGMSGGPVVNQAAEVIAVHGRSDVEIAKLSELKGESPPSQQQSTGNPDSNEVGAEVGTFKWGIPSNIYKVNISGLAKSIETTATDFWNSGNDLIASQKYEDAIASYDKAIQFQPDYHEAWYNRGYALGELKRYEDAIASYDKAIQFKPDKHEVWYNRGIALGELKRYEDAIASYDKAIQFKPDKHEAWYNRGIALGELKRYEDAIASYDKAIQFKPDKHEAWNNRGNVLYNLKRYEEAIASYDKAIQIKPDYSDAWINRGIALRELKRYEDAIASYDKAIQFKPDDPDAWNNRGNALNYLKRYEDAIASYDKAIQFKSDYAYAWYGRGYALDDLKRYEDAIASYDKAIQFKPDDPEAWTGRGVALEKLKRYEEAIASYDKAIKLDPNEQYAIDNRQNLLTKLGRSK; encoded by the coding sequence ATGCTATCTTATCGCTGGTTGCTTTCCTCTGGCTGCATCGCTTTGCTTCTGTCTGGCTGTGGCAGTAAGCAACTTTCGAGTAGCGAAATTGCTAACCAAGTCGAAGGTAGTGTTGTTCTAATCAATTACCCAGACCAAGCCGGACATGGAACTGGCTTTTTTGTAGCTGGGGATAAGCAAGTTTGCACTATTCTCACGGCGCGTCATGTCGTACCTGTGGGTGGGAAAGTGCAGGTGCAAACGCCAGATGGGAAAATTTGGAAGGATACTAAAGTTCAACGCTTCCCAAATCAGGATTTGGCTATTGTCACCTTTGAGGCGGGAAGTGAAAATTGCGCTTATCCAGCTTTGAAGTTGGGAGATTCGGATCGGGTGAAGAAAGGAGACACTATATATATAGATGGATTTCCTCGGCGTGCGGGTAAATTGGTAAAGCAGTTTGTGGGTGGATCGGTAACAGCGATCGAAAATACCGTTGATGGTTATGGTATTTCTTATCAGACTACCACTGCTGGCGGGATGAGTGGCGGGCCTGTGGTGAATCAGGCGGCGGAGGTAATTGCCGTTCACGGTCGCAGCGATGTGGAAATTGCTAAGTTGTCAGAATTGAAGGGGGAAAGTCCGCCGTCTCAGCAGCAGTCTACGGGAAATCCAGACTCGAATGAAGTCGGGGCGGAAGTTGGTACTTTTAAGTGGGGTATTCCGAGTAATATTTATAAGGTAAATATTTCCGGTCTGGCTAAGTCTATTGAGACTACGGCTACAGATTTTTGGAATAGTGGGAATGATTTGATTGCGTCTCAAAAATATGAGGATGCGATCGCATCTTACGACAAAGCCATTCAATTCCAACCTGACTACCATGAAGCTTGGTATAACCGAGGCTATGCGCTAGGGGAGTTGAAACGGTATGAGGATGCGATCGCATCTTACGATAAAGCGATTCAATTCAAACCTGACAAGCATGAAGTTTGGTATAACCGAGGCATTGCGCTAGGGGAGTTGAAACGGTATGAGGATGCGATCGCATCTTACGATAAAGCGATTCAATTCAAACCTGACAAGCATGAAGCTTGGTATAACCGAGGCATTGCGCTAGGGGAGTTGAAACGGTATGAGGATGCGATCGCATCTTACGACAAAGCGATTCAATTCAAACCTGACAAGCATGAAGCTTGGAATAACCGAGGCAATGTGCTATATAATTTGAAACGGTATGAGGAAGCGATCGCATCTTACGACAAAGCCATTCAAATCAAACCTGACTACTCTGATGCTTGGATTAACCGAGGCATTGCGCTACGGGAGTTGAAACGGTATGAGGATGCGATCGCATCTTACGACAAAGCCATTCAATTCAAACCTGACGACCCTGATGCTTGGAATAACCGAGGCAATGCGCTAAATTATTTGAAACGGTATGAGGATGCGATCGCATCATACGACAAAGCGATTCAATTCAAATCTGACTATGCTTATGCTTGGTATGGTCGAGGCTATGCGCTAGATGATTTGAAACGGTATGAGGATGCGATCGCATCATACGATAAAGCCATTCAATTTAAACCTGACGACCCTGAAGCTTGGACTGGTCGAGGCGTTGCGCTAGAGAAGTTGAAACGGTATGAGGAAGCGATCGCATCTTACGATAAAGCGATTAAGCTTGATCCTAACGAGCAATATGCGATCGACAACCGCCAAAACTTATTAACCAAACTAGGGCGATCGAAATAA
- a CDS encoding Tse2 family ADP-ribosyltransferase toxin has product MIVKSQESEMRKTPIALYRQGNANSPRMDNVRSQDVETYEQNDRVWVVANSGGISTFATQGAGKNWWKLDAGTDIPSELTPINDYGNHWSWEPSYTMLVDEYKAALRLIGASFYKVS; this is encoded by the coding sequence ATGATAGTCAAAAGTCAAGAGTCAGAAATGAGGAAAACGCCGATCGCTCTTTATCGACAGGGCAATGCTAATTCCCCCAGAATGGATAATGTTCGCAGCCAGGATGTGGAAACTTACGAACAGAACGATCGAGTTTGGGTGGTAGCAAATTCAGGAGGCATTTCCACCTTCGCCACCCAAGGCGCGGGTAAAAACTGGTGGAAATTAGATGCGGGTACTGACATTCCCAGTGAACTAACCCCAATTAATGACTACGGCAACCACTGGTCGTGGGAGCCAAGTTACACTATGCTTGTGGATGAGTACAAAGCAGCGTTGCGACTGATAGGCGCGTCTTTCTATAAAGTGAGTTAA
- a CDS encoding PQQ-dependent sugar dehydrogenase has translation MKFLHWVTLVLLLTTASACNLTRASTNQGDRAQSGERAANPSNSAVRSAPLSPTPIRINSASLPPPFATQSASKSPKVVAIPNNPTLRVPTGFKVNVFADNVDAPRWLAMTPTGDVLVTETRQNRISLLRDTNGDGVADVKKTFATSQNKLNIPFGMAFADKYFFVGNTGEVLRFPYTRGQEQLSGTGEKITELTPGGYRQHWTRNVVVAPDGKKLYVSIGSRSNVDEEPLPRASVQVMNLDGSNRQTFAFGLRNPVGLDFHPKTGELYTTVNERDGLGDDLVPDYLTRIQQGEFYGWPYAYLTPNKLDPRRVKDGKSDRPDLASRTKSPDVLFQAHSAALGIQFYDGKTFPEKYRNGAFVAFRGSWNRDRGTGYKIVFVPFGDNDRPLGYYEDFVTGFLLDPAAPTTWGRPVGVLVLPDGSLLFTEEANNRIYRVSYQP, from the coding sequence ATGAAATTTTTGCACTGGGTAACGTTAGTTTTATTGCTGACAACAGCAAGTGCGTGTAACTTAACTCGCGCTTCCACAAATCAGGGAGATAGGGCGCAGTCAGGAGAACGCGCTGCTAATCCTAGCAATTCTGCGGTGCGATCGGCACCCCTCTCGCCGACACCCATCCGCATCAACTCTGCTTCCTTACCGCCACCTTTCGCTACCCAAAGCGCGTCTAAGTCTCCCAAAGTTGTCGCGATTCCGAATAACCCGACGTTGCGCGTACCGACAGGGTTTAAAGTTAACGTTTTTGCGGATAATGTAGATGCACCGCGTTGGTTAGCGATGACTCCGACTGGCGATGTGTTGGTGACGGAAACTCGACAAAATCGGATTAGTTTGTTGCGCGACACGAACGGGGATGGCGTTGCGGATGTGAAGAAAACATTTGCGACATCCCAAAATAAGTTAAATATTCCCTTCGGCATGGCTTTTGCAGACAAATACTTCTTCGTCGGTAATACAGGCGAAGTTTTGCGCTTTCCTTATACTAGAGGACAAGAGCAACTTTCCGGAACGGGAGAAAAAATTACCGAACTGACTCCGGGAGGATATCGCCAACATTGGACGCGCAATGTGGTGGTTGCGCCGGATGGAAAAAAGTTGTATGTTTCGATCGGTTCTCGTTCTAATGTGGATGAAGAACCATTACCTCGCGCTTCGGTGCAGGTGATGAATTTGGATGGTTCCAACCGTCAGACGTTCGCTTTTGGTTTGCGTAACCCGGTCGGACTAGATTTTCATCCCAAAACGGGAGAACTTTACACAACCGTCAACGAACGGGATGGTTTGGGCGATGACTTGGTTCCCGATTATCTGACGCGGATACAGCAGGGAGAATTTTACGGTTGGCCTTACGCTTACCTGACTCCCAATAAACTCGACCCGCGTCGTGTTAAAGATGGAAAGAGCGATCGTCCCGATTTGGCAAGTCGAACAAAATCGCCGGATGTACTTTTTCAAGCGCACTCTGCTGCTTTGGGAATCCAGTTTTACGATGGTAAGACATTCCCGGAAAAATATCGCAACGGTGCTTTTGTCGCTTTTCGCGGTTCCTGGAATCGCGACCGGGGTACTGGTTACAAAATTGTGTTTGTTCCGTTCGGCGATAACGATCGCCCTTTGGGATATTACGAAGATTTTGTCACCGGGTTTTTGCTAGACCCCGCAGCACCCACAACTTGGGGGCGTCCGGTCGGTGTGTTAGTTCTACCAGATGGGAGTTTGCTATTTACCGAGGAAGCGAATAACCGTATTTATCGGGTTAGTTACCAGCCATAA
- a CDS encoding acyltransferase family protein produces MRLISLDVFRGIAIAGMILVNMAGVADKVYPFLEHADWNGCTFADLVFPFFLFIVGVAMAFSLSKYTKTKHPTASVYRRIITRSLILFLLGLLLNGFWNYDLSNIRIMGVLQRISLAYLLAAIAILNLPRKAIWALILLILIGYWAAMIYIPVPDYGAGVLTREGNFGAYVDRLIIPAAHLYKGDNFNSMGDPEGLFSTLPAVATTLVGYLTGKWLRDEPITTRTSINLALIGIICLVLGWDWGFFFPINKKLWTSSYVLYSVGAAMLLLAACYELIEIRELRRWGKPFEVLGLNAIFIFVASVLAIKIMVKTHIGTGDNAPTTYNWIYEHLFGGGMNGSLLFATVTLLFWLAIAYLMYWRRWFIKV; encoded by the coding sequence ATGCGTTTGATTTCACTCGATGTCTTTCGAGGCATTGCGATCGCAGGCATGATTCTTGTCAACATGGCTGGCGTCGCCGACAAAGTTTACCCCTTCCTAGAACACGCCGACTGGAACGGCTGCACCTTCGCCGATTTAGTCTTTCCCTTCTTCCTCTTTATCGTTGGTGTAGCGATGGCCTTCTCCCTCTCTAAGTACACCAAAACCAAACACCCAACTGCCTCTGTCTATCGGCGGATTATCACTCGCAGCCTCATCCTCTTCCTCCTGGGTTTATTGCTCAACGGTTTTTGGAATTACGATTTGAGCAATATCAGAATCATGGGCGTATTGCAGCGCATCAGTCTCGCCTACCTACTTGCGGCGATCGCTATTCTCAACTTACCGCGAAAAGCGATCTGGGCGCTAATTTTACTTATCCTCATCGGCTACTGGGCGGCGATGATTTATATTCCCGTTCCCGATTACGGTGCTGGTGTTCTTACACGAGAAGGAAATTTCGGAGCTTATGTCGATCGTCTCATCATTCCGGCAGCACATCTATATAAAGGAGATAATTTCAACTCGATGGGAGACCCGGAAGGACTCTTCAGCACCTTACCGGCAGTTGCCACAACACTCGTTGGCTATCTGACCGGCAAATGGCTGCGCGACGAACCGATTACCACGCGCACGAGTATTAATTTAGCATTAATTGGCATTATTTGTCTAGTTCTCGGTTGGGATTGGGGTTTCTTCTTCCCCATCAACAAAAAACTCTGGACAAGTTCCTACGTTCTCTACTCCGTTGGTGCGGCGATGCTATTACTCGCAGCTTGTTATGAATTAATCGAAATCCGCGAACTCCGCCGTTGGGGAAAACCTTTTGAAGTGCTGGGATTGAATGCCATTTTTATATTTGTCGCTTCCGTTTTGGCAATTAAAATTATGGTAAAAACCCATATCGGTACTGGCGATAACGCACCCACTACTTACAATTGGATTTACGAACATCTTTTTGGGGGTGGAATGAACGGTTCCCTCTTATTCGCCACAGTCACGTTACTATTTTGGTTGGCAATTGCCTATCTCATGTATTGGCGGCGTTGGTTTATCAAAGTCTGA
- a CDS encoding MlaE family lipid ABC transporter permease subunit gives MVKSRRHQGAKWANKLLFTKQNKLDLKKVEISDRQQIDKSNNTDVKARNLSINSANWEDDFGHQWGERFLATLLLMGQVVVRLLKGKVDSRNIMEHMANVGLGSLNSVLIIAYFAGMIFTIQSARELIRYGALSAVGGAFALAFCRELAPVLTASVVAGQVGAAFAAEIGEMQVTEQIDALYMLRTNPIDYLVIPRAIACCLMLPILSVFSLFAGIGGGVFVAFYFYHLPVEVFLDSVRDFLELKDLFGVVIKAFVFGGMIAMIGCGWGLTTKGGAKGVSASTKAAVVTSWVCIFIVDFVLSLAIFNELSIN, from the coding sequence ATGGTAAAGTCTCGCAGGCATCAGGGAGCAAAGTGGGCAAATAAACTACTTTTTACTAAACAAAATAAACTTGATTTAAAAAAAGTCGAGATAAGCGATCGCCAACAGATTGACAAAAGTAATAATACCGATGTAAAGGCAAGAAACTTATCTATAAATTCAGCTAATTGGGAAGATGATTTCGGACATCAATGGGGAGAAAGATTTTTAGCAACTTTATTATTGATGGGTCAAGTAGTTGTGCGCTTGCTCAAAGGTAAAGTTGATAGCCGCAATATCATGGAACATATGGCAAATGTAGGACTCGGTTCCCTGAATTCAGTATTGATAATCGCCTATTTTGCCGGGATGATTTTTACAATTCAATCGGCGCGAGAATTAATTCGTTATGGGGCGCTTTCGGCGGTAGGAGGTGCATTTGCCTTAGCTTTTTGTCGGGAATTAGCACCAGTTTTAACAGCGAGTGTGGTTGCGGGACAAGTGGGTGCGGCTTTTGCGGCAGAAATAGGAGAAATGCAAGTAACAGAGCAAATTGATGCTTTGTATATGTTGAGAACAAATCCGATTGATTATTTGGTTATTCCGCGTGCGATCGCCTGTTGTTTGATGTTGCCTATTTTAAGTGTTTTTTCATTGTTTGCAGGCATAGGGGGAGGTGTGTTTGTCGCATTCTATTTTTACCATTTACCTGTGGAGGTGTTTCTGGATTCTGTCCGGGATTTTTTAGAATTAAAAGATTTGTTTGGCGTCGTTATCAAAGCTTTCGTTTTTGGCGGAATGATAGCGATGATTGGTTGCGGTTGGGGACTCACTACTAAAGGCGGGGCAAAGGGTGTGAGTGCTTCTACCAAAGCAGCAGTTGTGACTAGCTGGGTGTGTATTTTTATCGTCGATTTCGTTCTTTCGCTCGCGATATTTAATGAGTTGAGTATTAACTGA
- a CDS encoding Rieske 2Fe-2S domain-containing protein: MENKISDKNRREFLKYMVFGTAGTVALGWMLPEKSLSHERRNTTTPCTQNRNSEACQNYLRGVPALDSNGKHLQESTLLASAVAGRPVLVQGLPRPTYLVVNDGPKLAGYAINPSCPHHKCTVEWKTEKNVFVCPCHGATFDAQGKVTKGPARRNLPLITVLVQEDDVLLVDRAPATDPRR; encoded by the coding sequence ATGGAAAATAAAATTAGCGATAAAAATCGGCGAGAATTTTTAAAATATATGGTATTTGGGACGGCTGGAACTGTTGCCCTTGGCTGGATGCTACCGGAGAAGAGTTTGAGCCACGAACGAAGAAATACTACCACACCTTGCACTCAAAACCGGAACAGCGAAGCTTGTCAAAATTATCTTCGCGGCGTACCGGCGCTGGATAGTAATGGCAAACACTTACAAGAAAGTACTTTGCTGGCAAGTGCGGTAGCGGGTCGTCCGGTGCTGGTACAAGGATTGCCGAGACCAACATATCTAGTAGTTAATGATGGACCGAAACTAGCCGGTTACGCAATCAATCCCAGTTGTCCGCACCACAAATGTACTGTGGAATGGAAGACGGAAAAAAATGTTTTTGTTTGCCCCTGTCACGGTGCGACATTTGATGCCCAAGGTAAGGTAACTAAAGGGCCTGCCAGACGCAATTTACCATTAATCACGGTGTTAGTTCAAGAGGATGATGTGCTGTTGGTCGATCGCGCACCGGCAACAGATCCGCGCCGATGA